A stretch of the Rhizobium sullae genome encodes the following:
- a CDS encoding ABC transporter substrate-binding protein, with the protein MQKKSKALLGLASALMLSSALPNLAKADELTLCWAAWDPANALVELSKDFTAKTGTTMKFEFVPWTNYADRFLNELNSHGKLCDLIIGDSQWIGGSAENGHYVKLNDFFDKEGIKMDDFVPATVVGYSEWPKNTPNYWALPAMGDVVGWTYRKDWFERPELKTEFKEKYGWDLAAPKTYDQLKQVAEFFQKREIDGKTVYGASIYTERGSEGITMGVTNVLYSWGFQYEDPKKPYEMEGIVNSAEAIKGLEFYKSLYDCCTPPGSSNVYMVESADAFKSGQVAMQMNFAFTWPGLYKDEKVGGDKIGFFPNPAEKAHFAQLGGQGISVVSYSDKKDAALQYIKWFAQPDVQAKWWELGGFSCLNSVVKAPGFATSQPYAQAFLDSMAIVKDFWAEPSYATLLQDMQKRVHNYVVAGNGTAQEALDGLVEDWTEVFKDDGKI; encoded by the coding sequence ATGCAGAAGAAATCGAAAGCCCTTCTCGGGCTCGCCTCGGCACTTATGCTGTCGTCGGCATTGCCCAATCTTGCGAAAGCCGATGAACTGACGCTCTGCTGGGCCGCGTGGGACCCGGCCAATGCGCTCGTGGAACTGTCGAAGGACTTCACCGCAAAGACCGGAACGACGATGAAGTTCGAGTTCGTCCCGTGGACGAACTATGCCGACCGCTTTCTCAACGAACTCAACTCTCATGGCAAGCTCTGCGACCTGATCATCGGCGACAGCCAGTGGATCGGCGGTTCGGCGGAAAACGGCCATTATGTTAAGCTGAACGACTTCTTCGACAAGGAAGGCATCAAGATGGATGACTTCGTGCCGGCAACGGTCGTCGGCTATTCCGAATGGCCGAAGAACACCCCGAACTACTGGGCGCTTCCGGCAATGGGTGACGTGGTCGGTTGGACCTATCGCAAGGACTGGTTCGAAAGGCCGGAGCTGAAGACAGAATTCAAGGAGAAATATGGCTGGGATCTCGCCGCGCCGAAGACTTATGACCAGTTGAAGCAGGTCGCCGAATTCTTCCAGAAGCGCGAGATCGACGGAAAGACAGTCTACGGCGCTTCGATCTACACCGAGCGCGGTTCGGAAGGCATTACCATGGGCGTGACCAACGTCCTCTACTCTTGGGGCTTCCAATACGAGGACCCGAAGAAGCCTTACGAGATGGAGGGGATCGTCAACTCGGCCGAGGCGATCAAAGGCCTGGAGTTCTACAAGTCGCTTTATGACTGCTGCACGCCGCCCGGCAGCTCCAACGTCTATATGGTCGAATCTGCTGACGCCTTCAAATCCGGTCAGGTCGCGATGCAGATGAACTTCGCCTTCACCTGGCCCGGCCTCTACAAGGACGAGAAGGTCGGCGGCGACAAGATCGGTTTCTTCCCCAATCCGGCCGAGAAGGCGCATTTTGCCCAGCTCGGCGGCCAGGGCATCTCTGTCGTTTCCTATTCCGACAAGAAGGACGCCGCCCTGCAATACATCAAGTGGTTCGCCCAGCCTGACGTGCAGGCCAAGTGGTGGGAACTTGGCGGCTTCTCCTGCTTGAATTCGGTCGTCAAGGCGCCGGGCTTCGCCACAAGCCAACCCTACGCCCAAGCCTTCCTGGACTCCATGGCTATCGTCAAGGACTTCTGGGCCGAACCAAGCTACGCCACCCTTCTCCAGGACATGCAGAAACGCGTTCACAACTACGTCGTTGCCGGCAACGGAACCGCGCAGGAAGCGCTTGACGGGTTGGTGGAGGATTGGACCGAGGTCTTCAAGGACGACGGCAAGATCTAG
- a CDS encoding carbohydrate ABC transporter permease has protein sequence MNISNSIVEQAADATARSTPVSVARRVRGLSDSAIAWVFIAPAITLLLAINIFPLIWAIYLSFTNYRANRPNAAVEGVGLRNYERVLTDPDIWQAMQTTAHFVFWTIILQTVIGFTLAYLIDRKFRGHAFWTTIILIPMMLSPAVVGNFWRFLYEPQIGLFAYAVSWLSGIPTSDIRMLGDVSLAPWAIIIVDTWMWTPYVMLICLAGLRSIPDYIYEAAEVDRASAWRQFWSITVPMALPFIMLAVLFRGIENFKMFDMVTLLTGGGPGSVTEVASITLKRAAFESWATGRASAFAIILFVAVFGLANIYVKALNKVKQR, from the coding sequence TTGAATATTTCCAATTCCATTGTCGAGCAGGCAGCGGATGCAACAGCAAGGTCAACGCCGGTATCTGTTGCCAGACGCGTCCGCGGTCTGTCGGACAGCGCAATCGCTTGGGTGTTTATCGCTCCCGCCATCACGCTGTTGCTTGCCATCAACATTTTCCCGCTCATCTGGGCAATCTATCTTTCCTTTACGAATTATCGTGCCAACCGGCCGAATGCTGCTGTTGAAGGCGTGGGCTTGCGAAATTATGAGCGCGTCCTCACCGATCCGGACATCTGGCAGGCGATGCAGACCACGGCGCATTTCGTCTTCTGGACGATCATCCTGCAGACGGTAATCGGCTTCACGCTCGCTTATCTGATCGACCGCAAATTTCGCGGCCACGCCTTCTGGACGACCATCATCCTGATCCCGATGATGCTGTCTCCCGCCGTCGTCGGCAATTTCTGGCGTTTTCTCTACGAACCGCAGATCGGTCTCTTCGCTTATGCGGTTTCGTGGCTTAGCGGCATTCCAACATCGGATATCCGGATGCTCGGCGACGTCTCACTGGCGCCCTGGGCGATCATCATCGTCGATACTTGGATGTGGACCCCATATGTGATGCTGATCTGCCTCGCCGGCCTGCGCTCGATCCCCGACTACATCTACGAAGCGGCCGAAGTTGACCGGGCATCGGCTTGGCGCCAGTTCTGGTCGATCACCGTGCCGATGGCCCTGCCCTTCATCATGCTCGCCGTCCTCTTCCGCGGCATCGAGAACTTCAAGATGTTCGACATGGTGACGCTGCTGACCGGCGGCGGGCCTGGCTCGGTCACTGAGGTCGCCTCGATCACGCTGAAGCGTGCAGCCTTCGAAAGCTGGGCAACCGGCCGGGCTTCCGCCTTCGCGATTATTCTCTTCGTCGCAGTTTTCGGCCTCGCCAACATCTACGTCAAAGCCCTCAATAAGGTGAAGCAACGATGA
- a CDS encoding ABC transporter permease, with translation MWWTRLKALIVKELLAVLRDPRGRTILIGPPIVQLLVFSYAATLEVRNVDVMLLNRDSGYWGQELVQRIDGSPTFRQVIIAGTPATVRDAIDRQTVTAAIEIGADFSRKIEAGEPADLQVILDGRRSNASQIVSGYITQIVAALSAETPAGIRGGARSVTTVPRNWFNPNLIFQWFMVPNLIASIALLIGLIVTALSIARERELGTFDQLMVSPLRTHEILIGKLIPPMMIGLFHMTVYILAAIFIFGVPLRGSLLLLYGSSLFYLASVAGLGLFISALSMTQQQAILGAFLFMVPAMLLSGFATPIENMPDWLQPVTLINPLRYFLVIVKGIFLKDIPLMEVWHQTWPLCVIAVGTLSAASWLFRRRLE, from the coding sequence ATGTGGTGGACCCGATTGAAAGCGCTCATTGTCAAGGAATTGCTGGCCGTGCTCCGCGATCCGAGGGGCCGTACCATACTGATCGGCCCACCGATCGTGCAGTTGCTGGTCTTTTCCTATGCGGCCACGCTCGAGGTTCGAAATGTCGATGTGATGCTGCTCAACCGCGACAGCGGTTACTGGGGACAGGAACTCGTGCAGCGCATCGACGGCTCGCCGACATTCCGCCAGGTTATCATCGCCGGCACGCCAGCCACCGTGCGGGACGCAATCGATCGCCAGACAGTAACCGCCGCAATCGAAATCGGCGCTGATTTCTCGCGCAAGATCGAAGCCGGCGAACCGGCCGATCTGCAGGTCATCCTTGACGGCCGGCGCTCCAATGCGTCGCAGATCGTCTCGGGATACATCACGCAGATCGTCGCAGCATTGTCCGCCGAGACCCCAGCAGGCATACGTGGAGGTGCCCGTTCCGTCACGACAGTGCCGCGCAACTGGTTCAATCCCAACCTGATCTTCCAATGGTTCATGGTGCCGAACCTGATCGCGAGCATCGCACTGCTCATCGGGCTCATCGTCACCGCCCTTTCGATCGCCCGCGAACGCGAGCTTGGAACCTTCGACCAGTTGATGGTCTCGCCGCTTCGCACCCATGAGATCCTGATCGGCAAGCTCATCCCGCCGATGATGATCGGGCTTTTTCACATGACGGTCTATATCCTGGCAGCGATCTTCATCTTCGGCGTGCCGCTGCGCGGCTCGCTGCTGCTTCTTTACGGCAGCTCGCTCTTCTATCTCGCCTCCGTTGCCGGTCTGGGGCTCTTCATCTCCGCCTTGTCGATGACGCAGCAGCAGGCGATCCTCGGTGCCTTCCTGTTCATGGTGCCGGCCATGCTTCTTTCCGGCTTCGCGACACCGATCGAGAATATGCCCGACTGGCTGCAGCCGGTCACGCTGATCAACCCGCTGCGCTACTTCCTGGTGATCGTGAAGGGCATCTTCCTCAAGGACATTCCCCTCATGGAGGTGTGGCACCAGACGTGGCCACTCTGCGTGATCGCGGTCGGAACCCTAAGTGCTGCGTCATGGCTCTTTCGCAGAAGGCTCGAGTGA
- a CDS encoding ABC transporter ATP-binding protein — protein MAEIRIEHLRKQFGSFVAVEDSSFIVHDGEFLALLGPSGCGKTTTLRMIAGLELPTSGKIYLDGEDVTFNRASARDIAFVFQLFALYPHMNVRKNIGFPLLSQGMSRAEIQARVEETARLLQIDHILNRSVSGLAGGDRQRVALGRAIVRRPKCFLMDEPLGTLDAEFREVMVHELRELHNRIHATTVYVTHDQHEAMAMADKIAVMNHGVIEQFGTPQEIYNKPATMYVADFIGSPPMNFMRFISGLQKGDRFISLDGVVVAVPEIHQDLTVGELALGVRPEHIRFSDASTLRGAVYGSEYLGTNQIVAIETRSGLIKARVPANRNFRIGETVGLEFNPANLALFDCRSGRAVASSLHSEVLHG, from the coding sequence ATGGCGGAAATCAGAATTGAGCATCTCCGCAAGCAATTCGGCAGCTTCGTCGCAGTCGAGGATTCGAGCTTTATCGTCCATGACGGCGAGTTCCTAGCGCTTCTTGGGCCGTCCGGCTGCGGCAAGACGACCACGCTTCGCATGATCGCGGGACTGGAATTGCCGACCAGCGGCAAGATCTATCTCGACGGCGAGGACGTCACTTTCAATCGTGCCAGCGCCCGCGATATCGCCTTCGTCTTTCAACTCTTCGCGCTCTATCCGCACATGAACGTGCGCAAGAACATTGGCTTTCCGCTGTTGTCGCAAGGAATGTCGAGGGCGGAAATTCAGGCCCGAGTGGAGGAAACCGCGCGCCTGCTGCAGATCGATCATATTCTCAACAGATCCGTCTCCGGGCTTGCCGGTGGCGACCGCCAGCGTGTAGCGCTCGGTCGCGCCATCGTGCGCCGCCCGAAATGCTTCCTGATGGACGAACCGCTCGGCACGCTCGATGCCGAGTTCCGCGAGGTCATGGTTCATGAGCTTCGCGAATTGCACAATCGCATCCACGCGACGACGGTCTACGTCACCCATGATCAGCACGAGGCGATGGCCATGGCCGACAAGATCGCCGTCATGAACCATGGCGTTATTGAGCAGTTCGGGACGCCGCAGGAGATCTACAACAAGCCCGCGACGATGTACGTCGCGGATTTCATCGGGTCGCCGCCGATGAATTTCATGCGCTTTATCTCCGGCCTTCAGAAGGGCGATCGATTCATCTCTCTCGATGGCGTCGTTGTCGCCGTTCCAGAGATTCACCAGGACCTGACCGTAGGCGAGCTGGCACTTGGCGTGCGGCCGGAGCACATCCGCTTCAGTGACGCCTCGACCCTGCGCGGTGCCGTCTATGGCAGCGAGTATCTCGGAACAAATCAGATCGTGGCGATCGAAACCCGCAGCGGACTGATCAAGGCCCGCGTTCCGGCAAACCGCAACTTCCGCATCGGCGAAACGGTCGGTCTCGAATTCAACCCTGCCAATCTAGCGCTCTTCGACTGCCGGTCGGGTCGCGCGGTTGCTTCATCGCTCCATTCGGAGGTCCTGCATGGCTGA
- a CDS encoding ABC transporter ATP-binding protein, with product MADVVLKGLNKRFGDTQALSALDLAIRDGEFVVLLGPTGAGKTTTLRLIAGLERPDSGRIEIGGRNVAGESPAERDVAFVFQQYSLYPHMTVYENLAFPLKAPVRKLSTDEIDRRVREIARMVRIDHKLENRSTRLSGGEMQRVAIGRALVREPAIYLMDEPLSSLDAKLRSELRLELKRIQKELGSTLLYVTHDQVEAMTMADRIGIVAEGRLLQVGTPREIYGNPASLHVAARLGQPHINLLPANLLPGGSPPKGTKTIGARTEHLDIIVGKDANAEVDWIEHLGDQNHLHIRVRDHKLVTLADPYLAIRPGDRINLTLRDPLYFDASGQRLA from the coding sequence ATGGCTGATGTTGTTCTTAAAGGCCTCAACAAGCGTTTCGGCGACACACAGGCGCTCAGCGCCCTCGATCTTGCGATCCGCGACGGCGAATTCGTCGTGCTCCTAGGACCGACCGGCGCCGGCAAGACGACGACGCTTCGTCTGATCGCCGGCCTGGAGCGGCCCGACAGCGGCCGTATCGAGATCGGCGGCCGCAACGTCGCCGGCGAATCCCCAGCCGAGCGCGACGTGGCTTTCGTCTTCCAGCAATATTCGCTTTATCCGCACATGACGGTCTACGAGAACCTTGCCTTCCCTTTGAAGGCGCCGGTGCGGAAGCTCAGCACTGATGAGATCGATCGGCGCGTGCGCGAGATCGCGCGTATGGTCAGGATCGACCACAAGCTGGAAAATCGCTCGACCCGTCTTTCCGGTGGGGAGATGCAGCGAGTCGCGATCGGTCGGGCGCTGGTGCGTGAGCCCGCGATCTACCTCATGGACGAACCGCTTTCGTCTCTCGACGCCAAACTTCGGTCAGAGCTTCGGCTAGAACTCAAGCGCATCCAGAAGGAACTGGGTTCTACCTTACTTTACGTTACCCACGACCAGGTGGAGGCCATGACGATGGCGGACCGCATCGGCATCGTTGCTGAAGGCAGGCTCCTGCAGGTCGGAACGCCTCGGGAAATCTACGGCAATCCCGCCAGCCTTCATGTCGCAGCCCGCCTCGGTCAGCCGCATATCAATCTCCTGCCCGCCAATCTGCTTCCGGGCGGCAGCCCTCCTAAGGGTACGAAGACAATTGGCGCACGGACCGAGCACCTCGACATCATCGTCGGCAAGGATGCCAATGCCGAGGTCGACTGGATCGAACACCTGGGCGATCAGAACCATCTGCATATCCGCGTTCGCGATCACAAGCTTGTCACACTTGCGGATCCATATCTCGCGATCAGACCGGGCGACAGGATCAATCTTACGCTCCGCGATCCGCTCTATTTCGACGCGAGCGGACAGCGGCTCGCTTGA
- a CDS encoding ABC transporter permease: MTALLPATGALSRSSRTRRFAALVRKESFQVIRDPSSILIAFVLPLILLFLFGYGVSLDTTRTRVGLAIEETTPLTNDLAASFQASRYFSVTTGRDRRLFEEDLVLSHIRGIIVIPADFSRNYAAGNRPQVQVIVDGSDPNTANFVQNYVQGAVANWQLQQQSELAAGGPPISVEQRFWFNPELTSRSFLVPGSIAIVMTLVGTLLTSLVVAREWERGTMEAMMATPVTAAELLAGKILPYFVLGLTSMTLCVLLAIFLFGVPFRGSVLALYALSAVFLMPALGQGLLISAITKNQFLASQLALITAFLPAFLLSGFLFEINSMPTVIQWITFIVPARYLIPSLQTVFLAGDIWPMFLHAILVMFLIGSVLFLLAARSTRKRIA; the protein is encoded by the coding sequence ATGACGGCTCTCCTCCCCGCAACGGGCGCGCTGTCCCGCTCCAGCCGAACCCGCCGTTTCGCAGCCTTGGTTCGCAAGGAAAGCTTTCAGGTCATCCGTGATCCGAGCAGCATTCTGATTGCATTTGTGCTGCCGCTCATCCTGCTCTTTCTCTTCGGTTACGGCGTCTCACTGGACACGACGCGGACGCGAGTCGGCTTGGCAATCGAGGAAACAACACCGCTGACGAATGATCTGGCCGCAAGCTTCCAGGCATCACGCTATTTTTCGGTGACGACAGGCCGCGACAGGCGGCTTTTCGAAGAGGACCTGGTGCTTTCCCACATTCGCGGCATCATCGTCATCCCGGCGGATTTCTCGAGGAACTATGCAGCGGGCAACCGGCCGCAGGTCCAGGTGATCGTCGACGGTTCCGATCCTAACACCGCCAATTTCGTCCAGAACTATGTCCAGGGCGCCGTCGCCAACTGGCAGCTGCAGCAGCAGTCCGAACTGGCCGCAGGCGGGCCGCCGATTTCCGTGGAGCAGCGCTTCTGGTTCAATCCGGAACTAACCAGCCGGTCGTTTCTGGTGCCGGGGTCGATCGCAATTGTCATGACATTGGTCGGAACGCTATTGACGTCGCTTGTCGTTGCCCGCGAGTGGGAGCGGGGTACGATGGAAGCTATGATGGCAACGCCTGTGACGGCCGCCGAGCTGCTTGCCGGTAAAATCCTCCCCTATTTCGTGCTCGGCCTCACATCGATGACGCTTTGCGTGCTGCTCGCCATCTTTCTGTTCGGCGTTCCCTTTCGCGGCTCCGTCCTCGCGCTCTATGCTCTGTCCGCAGTTTTCCTCATGCCGGCCCTCGGGCAGGGCCTGCTGATCTCGGCTATCACCAAGAACCAGTTCCTCGCCTCGCAGCTGGCGCTGATTACGGCCTTCCTTCCCGCCTTCTTGCTGTCGGGCTTTCTCTTCGAGATCAATTCGATGCCGACGGTGATCCAGTGGATTACCTTCATCGTGCCGGCGCGCTATCTGATTCCCAGCCTGCAGACGGTTTTCCTGGCCGGCGATATCTGGCCGATGTTCCTCCATGCGATCCTCGTGATGTTTCTGATCGGATCCGTCCTTTTCCTGCTTGCCGCGCGCAGCACCAGAAAGAGGATTGCCTAA
- the dhaL gene encoding dihydroxyacetone kinase subunit DhaL, which yields MQAEPVLVAGLIEACRSAIAANTDHLCALDCAIGDGDHGINMQRGWEAVSAEAAALTGLPFPDAVERIGMTLVMNVGGAAGPLYGTLLIEIGRELRARDRTEDFPIVLKKAIDAVARRGRSHAGDKTLLDVLYPVQDALQKCSSLNDIAQQAEFSANLTAAMKAMRGRASYLGDRSIGHVDPGASSCALLTTAICRYLGENHPQ from the coding sequence GTGCAGGCAGAACCGGTGCTTGTTGCGGGATTGATCGAAGCTTGCCGCTCGGCCATCGCGGCAAATACCGATCATCTTTGCGCGCTGGATTGCGCGATCGGCGATGGAGACCACGGCATCAATATGCAACGTGGATGGGAGGCGGTAAGCGCAGAAGCGGCGGCGCTTACCGGCCTTCCCTTTCCCGATGCCGTGGAAAGGATTGGCATGACCTTGGTGATGAATGTCGGCGGTGCTGCAGGTCCTCTCTATGGCACGCTGTTGATCGAAATCGGCCGGGAGCTGCGTGCTCGGGACAGGACCGAGGATTTCCCGATCGTATTGAAAAAGGCGATTGACGCGGTTGCAAGACGCGGACGTTCCCATGCGGGCGACAAGACGTTGCTCGACGTGCTCTATCCGGTCCAGGATGCGCTTCAGAAGTGTTCGTCGTTGAACGACATCGCCCAGCAGGCCGAGTTTTCCGCCAACCTGACCGCCGCCATGAAGGCCATGCGCGGCCGCGCGTCGTATCTCGGCGATCGCTCGATCGGCCATGTGGATCCGGGTGCGTCAAGCTGCGCGCTCTTGACCACGGCCATCTGCCGCTATCTCGGGGAGAACCATCCGCAATGA
- a CDS encoding carbohydrate ABC transporter permease, producing MSSANAAHSVVEPSLASKRVAGAIVILYALITLVPLVWIFLTSIKSPPDSISYPPKIVFAPSLEGYCNLLTTRTRQTPEYIASLPAPTGTCDEVTRKRNMVIAGPSNFLPRFVNSLVIAFGSTFLAVFLGTLAAYGFSRFRVPLADDLLFFILSTRMMPPIAVAIPIYLMYRELGLSDTALGMILLYTAVNVSLAVWLLKGFIDEIPREYEEAAMIDGYTRLQAFRKVVLPQATTGIAATAIFCLIFAWNEYAFAALLTSGSAQTAPPFIPTIIGEGGQDWPAVAAGTTIFLIPILVFTILLRKQLLRGITFGAVRK from the coding sequence ATGAGCTCCGCAAACGCTGCCCACTCTGTCGTCGAGCCTAGCCTCGCCAGTAAGCGGGTCGCCGGCGCGATCGTGATCCTCTATGCGCTGATCACGCTCGTCCCTCTCGTCTGGATTTTCCTAACCAGCATCAAGTCGCCGCCGGACTCCATCAGCTATCCGCCGAAGATCGTCTTTGCACCGTCGCTCGAAGGTTATTGCAATCTTCTGACTACGAGGACGCGGCAGACGCCGGAATATATTGCCTCCCTGCCCGCACCGACCGGCACCTGTGATGAGGTGACCCGCAAGCGCAACATGGTGATCGCCGGCCCCTCAAATTTCCTGCCGCGCTTCGTCAATTCGCTGGTGATTGCCTTCGGCTCCACATTCCTTGCGGTCTTTCTCGGCACCTTGGCCGCGTACGGCTTCTCCCGCTTCAGGGTGCCACTCGCCGACGATCTTTTGTTCTTCATCCTGTCGACGCGCATGATGCCGCCGATCGCCGTCGCGATCCCGATCTACCTGATGTACCGGGAGCTTGGCTTGTCCGACACGGCATTGGGCATGATCCTGCTCTATACCGCGGTCAATGTTTCGCTGGCTGTTTGGCTGCTCAAGGGGTTCATCGACGAAATCCCTCGTGAATACGAGGAAGCTGCGATGATCGACGGCTACACGCGGCTGCAGGCCTTCCGCAAGGTCGTCCTGCCGCAGGCAACGACCGGCATTGCTGCGACCGCGATCTTCTGCCTGATCTTCGCCTGGAACGAATATGCCTTCGCCGCACTTCTGACATCGGGCAGCGCGCAGACCGCGCCGCCATTCATCCCTACGATCATTGGCGAGGGGGGGCAGGACTGGCCGGCCGTCGCTGCGGGGACTACGATCTTCCTGATCCCCATCCTGGTCTTCACCATTCTCCTGCGCAAGCAGCTGCTGCGCGGCATCACCTTCGGAGCGGTCCGCAAATGA
- a CDS encoding dihydroxyacetone kinase subunit DhaK, which yields MKHFFNRRENIVTEALNGLLLTSGSGRLARLDTYPEIKVILRADWDKSKVAIISGGGAGHEPSHAGFVGKGMLTAAVSGEIFASPSVDAVLTAIRAVTGPKGTLLIVKNYTGDRLNFGLAAEKARGEGFDVEMVIVADDIAIADINQPRGVAGTLFIHKIAGYYAEAGENLKTVAGHAASAAADIVSLGMSLSTCSVPGQLQEERLGANEGELGLGIHGEPGAERIALQPVADLVATMAERLAAKVNHSASYALLINNLGAVPPLEMGVIANAVLSSSLSRRVKLIIGPASMMTALNMNGFSLSLIRLDGAREAALMTVVEPHAWVPAVEHHEIKIVAAPQTGAKPNGTAASSDDGQSRRLITALCEHLISLEDELNRLDGRVGDGDTGSTVATGARSVLARIDMLPLKEPAATLASVGDILSISMGGSSGVLLSIFFTAAAKAMAEKADIAAALLAGLDRMTFYGGAEIGDRTMVDALAPALAALASGNVAAAAKAAMVGAESTKAMKKAKAGRASYVGERDLEGVPDPGAVAVAGAFEVAAAMA from the coding sequence ATGAAACATTTCTTCAATCGCCGGGAAAACATCGTCACCGAAGCGCTCAACGGCCTGCTTTTGACAAGCGGTTCGGGCCGCCTCGCCCGTCTCGACACATATCCGGAGATCAAAGTGATCTTGCGCGCGGACTGGGACAAATCGAAAGTGGCCATCATTTCCGGCGGTGGTGCCGGGCATGAACCGTCGCATGCGGGCTTCGTCGGCAAGGGCATGCTGACGGCAGCAGTATCCGGCGAGATATTCGCTTCGCCAAGCGTCGACGCTGTTCTGACGGCGATCCGCGCCGTTACCGGCCCCAAGGGAACTCTGCTGATTGTGAAGAATTACACGGGCGACCGGTTGAATTTCGGTCTCGCAGCGGAAAAGGCCCGCGGCGAGGGTTTCGACGTCGAGATGGTCATCGTCGCCGACGACATCGCGATTGCGGATATCAACCAGCCGCGCGGCGTCGCCGGCACCTTGTTCATCCACAAGATCGCCGGATATTACGCCGAGGCCGGCGAGAACCTGAAGACAGTGGCCGGACACGCCGCCTCGGCGGCAGCCGACATCGTCTCTCTTGGCATGTCGCTTTCGACCTGCAGCGTCCCCGGCCAGTTGCAGGAGGAACGCCTCGGGGCCAACGAAGGCGAGCTTGGCCTTGGCATCCATGGCGAACCAGGCGCCGAGCGCATTGCGCTCCAACCGGTAGCAGACCTCGTGGCCACAATGGCCGAACGGCTTGCCGCGAAGGTTAACCATTCGGCAAGCTATGCCCTGCTCATCAACAATCTCGGCGCCGTACCGCCTCTCGAAATGGGCGTGATCGCCAATGCCGTCCTCTCGTCGTCCCTCTCACGCCGCGTCAAACTGATTATCGGGCCGGCGTCGATGATGACGGCGCTCAACATGAACGGTTTCTCGCTCTCGTTGATCCGGCTGGATGGCGCCCGCGAGGCGGCTTTGATGACTGTGGTCGAACCCCATGCCTGGGTGCCGGCAGTCGAACATCATGAGATCAAGATCGTTGCAGCCCCTCAAACAGGCGCCAAACCGAACGGAACAGCCGCAAGCAGCGACGACGGCCAGAGCCGTCGCCTGATAACCGCGCTCTGCGAGCACCTGATCTCGCTCGAAGACGAGCTTAACCGTTTGGACGGCCGCGTCGGCGACGGCGATACCGGCTCCACGGTTGCGACCGGCGCCCGCAGTGTGCTTGCCCGCATCGACATGCTGCCACTGAAGGAGCCCGCTGCCACGCTGGCTTCGGTCGGCGATATTCTGAGCATCAGCATGGGCGGATCAAGCGGCGTGCTGCTGTCGATCTTCTTTACCGCCGCAGCCAAGGCAATGGCGGAAAAAGCTGATATCGCCGCAGCCCTCCTTGCCGGGCTCGATCGGATGACGTTCTATGGCGGAGCCGAGATCGGCGACAGGACGATGGTCGATGCGCTTGCCCCGGCACTCGCAGCCCTCGCGTCCGGCAATGTCGCGGCGGCAGCGAAGGCGGCAATGGTAGGTGCAGAGTCGACAAAGGCGATGAAGAAGGCAAAGGCCGGGCGCGCGTCCTATGTCGGCGAGAGGGATTTGGAGGGAGTGCCGGATCCTGGTGCTGTCGCGGTGGCAGGAGCATTTGAGGTCGCGGCAGCAATGGCGTGA